In Vibrio sp. 10N, the following proteins share a genomic window:
- a CDS encoding NIPSNAP family protein, whose amino-acid sequence MVTCYLRYIIDPSKVSEFEEYAKMWIPLVGKFGGQHHGYFLPSEGANNVALALFSFPSLAAYETYRTDSFKDKECIAAFQFAEDTNCIISYERSFFRPVLD is encoded by the coding sequence GTGGTTACTTGTTACCTGAGATATATCATTGATCCATCAAAGGTTAGTGAATTTGAAGAATACGCGAAAATGTGGATCCCACTCGTAGGGAAGTTTGGTGGGCAACATCACGGCTATTTCTTACCTTCTGAAGGTGCTAATAATGTGGCCTTAGCTTTGTTTTCATTCCCAAGTCTCGCAGCTTACGAAACATATCGTACTGATTCTTTTAAAGACAAAGAGTGTATTGCTGCTTTTCAATTTGCTGAAGATACAAATTGTATCATTAGCTATGAACGTAGCTTTTTCAGACCAGTGCTCGACTAA
- a CDS encoding DUF6998 domain-containing protein — translation MALTQIQVIQSLGESMSWFERELSWGVPITELRHLTGRIGELYSALITNGQMATEVNQSGYDVVSGEGERVSVKTTGRLVNNGHISFNPNTLNCVDRVIVLRINIEEMQIETLFDGTVEQAKSLMCTSGSGSKYTLALSKLTKPSCLNRDIPKVKEGVWGELTIVERENGSIEVIKNGAPLLPAKPHLRLVAKELGVSILNSNGNPYNTRQLGSLIIRELNA, via the coding sequence GTGGCTCTAACACAAATACAGGTAATTCAGTCTTTGGGTGAGTCTATGTCTTGGTTTGAACGAGAGTTGAGTTGGGGTGTTCCTATTACTGAGCTGAGGCACTTGACCGGAAGAATTGGTGAGCTTTATTCTGCATTGATTACTAATGGGCAAATGGCAACTGAAGTAAATCAATCTGGCTATGATGTTGTAAGCGGGGAAGGTGAACGAGTCTCAGTTAAAACCACCGGACGTTTAGTTAATAACGGTCATATTTCTTTTAATCCAAACACACTTAACTGTGTTGACCGAGTTATTGTATTGCGGATTAACATTGAAGAAATGCAAATTGAAACCTTGTTCGACGGAACAGTTGAACAAGCAAAATCTCTAATGTGCACTTCGGGTTCAGGCTCAAAATATACACTTGCTTTGAGCAAACTGACGAAACCTAGCTGTCTCAATCGCGATATACCCAAAGTTAAAGAGGGTGTCTGGGGAGAATTAACCATTGTCGAACGAGAAAATGGTTCAATAGAAGTCATTAAGAATGGTGCGCCTCTATTGCCAGCTAAACCACATTTGAGGCTAGTAGCCAAAGAGTTGGGCGTATCAATACTAAATAGCAACGGTAACCCTTACAACACACGGCAGCTAGGTAGTTTGATAATCCGTGAACTGAATGCCTAA